Proteins encoded in a region of the Fibrobacter sp. UWR4 genome:
- a CDS encoding FISUMP domain-containing protein: MKVKFPFFVAISATLLVGCGSDAKSTAPEPVSSSESSSSLESSSSVSSSSEDSSSSLESSSSLWVDRHLAWDYLNPDIEYKEFTDARDGHVYKYFEYGNNLRIMAENLNYSDSVANSFLRGNSWCIGNSLDSCSKYGRYYTWAIAMNLNPYIYNEEVSMKPEDSFNLNYQGLCPEGWFLFADENILDYTLRNVRGEDYCALRGWNASVCADKIGFSALPGGIYEDGEFKHVGEAFYLWTVLNQKMADTGVMWILRFSETEDGVRTHFGRYSMKKSSGAPIRCYQKIEKKSLDVID, from the coding sequence ATGAAAGTAAAATTCCCTTTTTTCGTGGCGATTTCTGCTACTTTGCTTGTTGGTTGTGGAAGTGATGCCAAATCTACTGCTCCGGAACCTGTTTCAAGTTCGGAATCCAGTTCTTCGTTGGAATCTAGTTCCTCTGTATCATCGTCCTCGGAAGATTCAAGTTCTTCACTTGAGTCATCATCTTCTTTGTGGGTAGATAGGCACCTTGCCTGGGATTATCTTAATCCGGATATTGAATACAAGGAATTTACTGATGCTCGTGATGGCCATGTCTACAAGTATTTTGAATACGGCAATAATCTTCGGATTATGGCTGAGAACTTGAATTATTCGGATTCTGTGGCAAATTCCTTCCTTAGGGGGAATTCCTGGTGCATTGGCAATAGTCTTGATTCCTGCTCAAAGTATGGCCGTTATTATACATGGGCTATTGCAATGAACTTGAATCCGTACATTTACAATGAAGAAGTCTCTATGAAGCCGGAGGATAGCTTTAATTTGAACTACCAGGGGCTTTGTCCTGAAGGTTGGTTCTTATTTGCAGATGAAAATATTTTGGATTATACCCTAAGGAATGTTCGTGGAGAAGATTACTGCGCTTTACGGGGGTGGAATGCTTCTGTTTGTGCCGACAAGATTGGTTTTTCGGCTTTGCCTGGTGGTATTTATGAAGATGGGGAATTCAAGCATGTTGGAGAGGCCTTCTATCTCTGGACTGTGCTAAATCAAAAAATGGCTGATACGGGGGTTATGTGGATTCTTAGATTTAGCGAGACTGAAGATGGCGTGCGTACTCATTTTGGGAGGTACTCGATGAAAAAGTCTTCCGGAGCACCTATTCGTTGCTATCAAAAAATTGAAAAAAAATCATTGGATGTCATTGATTGA
- a CDS encoding exonuclease SbcCD subunit D gives MKLIHTADLHIGKRVCEHSMLEDQKRILDQIIRIVDEEKPDGVLMAGDVYDKSVPSADAVEVLDEFLVKLSQRNTKVFVLSGNHDSAERIAFGGRLMENRGVHMCPVYNGSFAPVTLKDDAGEVDVWMLPFVRPATVRSCLGAGEQADAEREQVTDYTSAIQKAVSKMERTPGRRNVLVAHQFVTGAQVDEDGSEEFVGGLDNVEAYAFDGFDYVALGHIHRPQNVAKNDAGVGRVRYSGTPLKYSLSEANHEKSVTVVELGAVNADGAADLKIREVPLKPMRDVRKIEGTFAELVSLDFRNAQEREGKSLEDYVYVSLTDENDINDAAAKLRGYYPNLMQLRYNNSRTQSAANLDFENVDQKTPTEIFHDFFKEMNNREMEPEERDFVKDLIDSIWEGNN, from the coding sequence ATGAAACTTATTCATACTGCAGATCTGCATATTGGAAAGCGCGTATGCGAGCATTCCATGCTGGAGGACCAGAAGCGTATTCTGGATCAGATCATTAGGATTGTGGATGAGGAAAAGCCGGATGGCGTCCTTATGGCAGGGGATGTTTACGACAAGTCCGTGCCTAGCGCCGATGCGGTGGAAGTCCTGGATGAGTTCCTGGTAAAGCTTTCCCAGCGCAACACGAAGGTCTTTGTCCTGAGTGGCAATCACGATTCCGCCGAACGTATCGCCTTTGGCGGTCGCCTGATGGAAAATCGTGGCGTCCATATGTGTCCGGTTTATAATGGCAGTTTCGCTCCTGTGACCTTGAAGGACGATGCTGGCGAAGTGGACGTTTGGATGCTTCCCTTTGTGCGCCCGGCGACGGTGCGATCCTGCCTTGGTGCGGGAGAGCAGGCTGACGCTGAGCGTGAGCAGGTGACGGATTATACGAGTGCCATCCAGAAGGCGGTAAGCAAGATGGAACGCACACCGGGGCGTCGCAATGTTCTGGTGGCCCATCAGTTTGTGACTGGAGCCCAGGTGGATGAGGATGGTTCCGAGGAATTCGTGGGCGGCCTGGACAATGTGGAAGCCTACGCCTTTGACGGCTTCGACTATGTGGCACTGGGTCATATTCATCGTCCCCAGAATGTGGCGAAGAATGATGCGGGCGTTGGTCGCGTACGTTATAGCGGAACTCCTCTCAAGTATTCCCTTTCCGAAGCGAATCATGAAAAGTCCGTGACGGTGGTGGAATTGGGTGCGGTGAATGCCGATGGCGCTGCCGATCTTAAGATTCGTGAAGTTCCCCTAAAGCCCATGCGTGACGTGCGCAAGATCGAGGGCACTTTTGCGGAACTTGTTTCCCTGGATTTCCGTAATGCCCAGGAACGTGAAGGCAAGAGTCTGGAAGACTATGTCTACGTGTCCCTTACGGACGAAAACGACATTAACGATGCGGCCGCAAAGCTTCGCGGTTATTACCCGAACTTGATGCAGCTTAGGTACAATAATTCCCGTACCCAGAGCGCGGCCAACCTGGATTTCGAGAATGTGGACCAGAAAACTCCTACGGAAATCTTCCACGATTTCTTTAAGGAAATGAACAATCGTGAAATGGAACCTGAAGAAAGAGATTTCGTTAAGGATTTGATTGATTCCATTTGGGAGGGGAACAACTAA